Proteins found in one Oreochromis niloticus isolate F11D_XX linkage group LG22, O_niloticus_UMD_NMBU, whole genome shotgun sequence genomic segment:
- the hsf1 gene encoding heat shock factor protein 1 isoform X2 yields MEYPGGGGAVLSSGNVPAFLTKLWTLVEDPDTDPLICWSPSGTSFHVFDQGRFSKEVLPKFFKHNNMASFIRQLNMYGFRKVVHIEQGGLVKPERDDTEFQHPFFIRGQEHLLENIKRKVTNVSSVRQDDAKICAEEVNKILNDVQLMKGKQETIDSRIVAMKHENEALWREVASLRQKHTQQQKVVNKLIQFLVSLIQSNRLLGVKRKIPLMLNDSGNTHSMPKYSRPFSLEQAAANLFSADTSVTSGPIISDITDMATSGSDELASDWTDQGESQSVDIKEEPSSPEVEVCPVLEEVAAPVDTPLSPTTFINSILEENEPPTPVTSTSSAPTASPIVVMSSVSTGPLTSASSTQSLTSVTTANTAPSPTTPQKKCQAIACIDRPRPLPSAGGLPPDVWRFLSAQPDKSELLDHVDTIDSSLENLQNILNTQTFSFDTVPLIEFFSSSGSPADFDLDSLDNLLSDEAPKGSEESGTGKQLVQYTPVQTSESIGLADSGADLPALLELETEPFLSSDPHTEDPGTTLLNHANLDSNL; encoded by the exons ATGGAATATCCCGGAGGAGggggagcggtgctgagcagcgGGAACGTCCCGGCCTTCCTGACCAAATTGTGGACCCTGGTGGAGGACCCGGACACCGACCCGCTCATCTGTTGGAGTCCG AGTGGTACCAGTTTCCATGTGTTCGACCAGGGGCGGTTTTCCAAAGAAGTTCTGCCAAAGTTCTTCAAGCACAACAACATGGCCTCTTTCATCCGCCAACTCAACATGT ATGGTTTCCGTAAGGTGGTGCACATTGAGCAGGGTGGTCTGGTGAAACCGGAGAGAGATGACACAGAGTTTCAGCACCCGTTCTTCATCAGAGGACAAGAACATCTGCTGGAGAACATCAAACGCAAAGTCACCAAC GTGTCATCAGTGCGTCAGGATGATGCAAAAATCTGTGCGGAGGAAGTGAATAAGATCCTGAACGATGTCCAGTTGATGAAGGGAAAACAAGAAACCATCGACTCCAGGATCGTCGCAATGAAACA TGAGAACGAGGCTCTGTGGAGAGAGGTGGCCAGTCTGAGACAGAAACACACTCAGCAGCAGAAAGTTGTCAACAAG ctCATACAGTTCCTGGTATCTCTCATTCAGTCCAACAGACTGCTAGGAGTCAAGAGGAAgat TCCTCTGATGCTCAACGACTCTGGCAACACCCACTCAATGCCCAAATATAGCCGTCCCTTCTCATTGGAGCAG gctgCAGCCAATCTCTTCTCAGCTGACACCTCTGTGACTTCAGGACCCATCATCTCTGACATCACAGACATGGCCACATCTGGTTCAGATGAATTGGCTAGTGATTGGACGGACCAAGG AGAGAGCCAATCAGTCGATATCAAAGAGGAACCGTCCAGTCCGGAGGTGGAGGTGTGTCCTGTTCTGGAGGAAGTGGCTGCACCAGTGGACACGCCCCTCTCCCCCACCACCTTCATTAACTCCATCCTAGAGGAGAATGAGCCACCCACCCCAGTGACCTCCACGAGCAGTGCTCCCACAG CCAGTCCCATTGTGGTGATGAGCTCCGTCTCCACTGGCCCCCTGACTTCTGCCTCATCCACTCAATCACTCACCTCCGTTACCACAGCAAACACAGCCCCCAGCCCAACAACACCTCAGAAGAAATGTCAAGCCATTGCCTGTATTGACAG ACCCCGCCCCCTTCCCTCTGCAGGTGGACTCCCACCTGACGTTTGGCGGTTCCTTTCAGCACAACCTGACAA GTCTGAGCTTTTGGATCATGTGGATACTATCGACAGCAGCTTAGAGAACCTGCAgaacatactcaacacacagaCGTTCTCCTTCGATACAGTTCCACTTATTGAG TTTTTCAGTTCATCTGGCTCGCCTGCAGATTTTGACCTTGACAGTTTGGATAAC CTGCTGTCTGATGAAGCTCCTAAGGGAAGTGAAGAAAGCGGAACAG GAAAGCAGCTGGTTCAGTATACACCTGTCCAAACGTCTGAATCAATAGGCCTGGCAGACAGCGGGGCCGACCTGCCAGCGCTGCTGGAGTTGGAAACGGAGCCGTTTCTCAGCTCTGACCCCCACACCGAGGACCCAGGCACCACCTTGTTGAACCACGCCAATCTGGACTCCAACCTCTGA
- the hsf1 gene encoding heat shock factor protein 1 isoform X3 has translation MEYPGGGGAVLSSGNVPAFLTKLWTLVEDPDTDPLICWSPSGTSFHVFDQGRFSKEVLPKFFKHNNMASFIRQLNMYGFRKVVHIEQGGLVKPERDDTEFQHPFFIRGQEHLLENIKRKVTNVSSVRQDDAKICAEEVNKILNDVQLMKGKQETIDSRIVAMKHENEALWREVASLRQKHTQQQKVVNKLIQFLVSLIQSNRLLGVKRKIPLMLNDSGNTHSMPKYSRPFSLEQAAANLFSADTSVTSGPIISDITDMATSGSDELASDWTDQGESQSVDIKEEPSSPEVEVCPVLEEVAAPVDTPLSPTTFINSILEENEPPTPVTSTSSAPTAASPIVVMSSVSTGPLTSASSTQSLTSVTTANTAPSPTTPQKKCQAIACIDRSELLDHVDTIDSSLENLQNILNTQTFSFDTVPLIEFFSSSGSPADFDLDSLDNLLSDEAPKGSEESGTGKQLVQYTPVQTSESIGLADSGADLPALLELETEPFLSSDPHTEDPGTTLLNHANLDSNL, from the exons ATGGAATATCCCGGAGGAGggggagcggtgctgagcagcgGGAACGTCCCGGCCTTCCTGACCAAATTGTGGACCCTGGTGGAGGACCCGGACACCGACCCGCTCATCTGTTGGAGTCCG AGTGGTACCAGTTTCCATGTGTTCGACCAGGGGCGGTTTTCCAAAGAAGTTCTGCCAAAGTTCTTCAAGCACAACAACATGGCCTCTTTCATCCGCCAACTCAACATGT ATGGTTTCCGTAAGGTGGTGCACATTGAGCAGGGTGGTCTGGTGAAACCGGAGAGAGATGACACAGAGTTTCAGCACCCGTTCTTCATCAGAGGACAAGAACATCTGCTGGAGAACATCAAACGCAAAGTCACCAAC GTGTCATCAGTGCGTCAGGATGATGCAAAAATCTGTGCGGAGGAAGTGAATAAGATCCTGAACGATGTCCAGTTGATGAAGGGAAAACAAGAAACCATCGACTCCAGGATCGTCGCAATGAAACA TGAGAACGAGGCTCTGTGGAGAGAGGTGGCCAGTCTGAGACAGAAACACACTCAGCAGCAGAAAGTTGTCAACAAG ctCATACAGTTCCTGGTATCTCTCATTCAGTCCAACAGACTGCTAGGAGTCAAGAGGAAgat TCCTCTGATGCTCAACGACTCTGGCAACACCCACTCAATGCCCAAATATAGCCGTCCCTTCTCATTGGAGCAG gctgCAGCCAATCTCTTCTCAGCTGACACCTCTGTGACTTCAGGACCCATCATCTCTGACATCACAGACATGGCCACATCTGGTTCAGATGAATTGGCTAGTGATTGGACGGACCAAGG AGAGAGCCAATCAGTCGATATCAAAGAGGAACCGTCCAGTCCGGAGGTGGAGGTGTGTCCTGTTCTGGAGGAAGTGGCTGCACCAGTGGACACGCCCCTCTCCCCCACCACCTTCATTAACTCCATCCTAGAGGAGAATGAGCCACCCACCCCAGTGACCTCCACGAGCAGTGCTCCCACAG CAGCCAGTCCCATTGTGGTGATGAGCTCCGTCTCCACTGGCCCCCTGACTTCTGCCTCATCCACTCAATCACTCACCTCCGTTACCACAGCAAACACAGCCCCCAGCCCAACAACACCTCAGAAGAAATGTCAAGCCATTGCCTGTATTGACAG GTCTGAGCTTTTGGATCATGTGGATACTATCGACAGCAGCTTAGAGAACCTGCAgaacatactcaacacacagaCGTTCTCCTTCGATACAGTTCCACTTATTGAG TTTTTCAGTTCATCTGGCTCGCCTGCAGATTTTGACCTTGACAGTTTGGATAAC CTGCTGTCTGATGAAGCTCCTAAGGGAAGTGAAGAAAGCGGAACAG GAAAGCAGCTGGTTCAGTATACACCTGTCCAAACGTCTGAATCAATAGGCCTGGCAGACAGCGGGGCCGACCTGCCAGCGCTGCTGGAGTTGGAAACGGAGCCGTTTCTCAGCTCTGACCCCCACACCGAGGACCCAGGCACCACCTTGTTGAACCACGCCAATCTGGACTCCAACCTCTGA
- the hsf1 gene encoding heat shock factor protein 1 isoform X1 → MEYPGGGGAVLSSGNVPAFLTKLWTLVEDPDTDPLICWSPSGTSFHVFDQGRFSKEVLPKFFKHNNMASFIRQLNMYGFRKVVHIEQGGLVKPERDDTEFQHPFFIRGQEHLLENIKRKVTNVSSVRQDDAKICAEEVNKILNDVQLMKGKQETIDSRIVAMKHENEALWREVASLRQKHTQQQKVVNKLIQFLVSLIQSNRLLGVKRKIPLMLNDSGNTHSMPKYSRPFSLEQAAANLFSADTSVTSGPIISDITDMATSGSDELASDWTDQGESQSVDIKEEPSSPEVEVCPVLEEVAAPVDTPLSPTTFINSILEENEPPTPVTSTSSAPTAASPIVVMSSVSTGPLTSASSTQSLTSVTTANTAPSPTTPQKKCQAIACIDRPRPLPSAGGLPPDVWRFLSAQPDKSELLDHVDTIDSSLENLQNILNTQTFSFDTVPLIEFFSSSGSPADFDLDSLDNLLSDEAPKGSEESGTGKQLVQYTPVQTSESIGLADSGADLPALLELETEPFLSSDPHTEDPGTTLLNHANLDSNL, encoded by the exons ATGGAATATCCCGGAGGAGggggagcggtgctgagcagcgGGAACGTCCCGGCCTTCCTGACCAAATTGTGGACCCTGGTGGAGGACCCGGACACCGACCCGCTCATCTGTTGGAGTCCG AGTGGTACCAGTTTCCATGTGTTCGACCAGGGGCGGTTTTCCAAAGAAGTTCTGCCAAAGTTCTTCAAGCACAACAACATGGCCTCTTTCATCCGCCAACTCAACATGT ATGGTTTCCGTAAGGTGGTGCACATTGAGCAGGGTGGTCTGGTGAAACCGGAGAGAGATGACACAGAGTTTCAGCACCCGTTCTTCATCAGAGGACAAGAACATCTGCTGGAGAACATCAAACGCAAAGTCACCAAC GTGTCATCAGTGCGTCAGGATGATGCAAAAATCTGTGCGGAGGAAGTGAATAAGATCCTGAACGATGTCCAGTTGATGAAGGGAAAACAAGAAACCATCGACTCCAGGATCGTCGCAATGAAACA TGAGAACGAGGCTCTGTGGAGAGAGGTGGCCAGTCTGAGACAGAAACACACTCAGCAGCAGAAAGTTGTCAACAAG ctCATACAGTTCCTGGTATCTCTCATTCAGTCCAACAGACTGCTAGGAGTCAAGAGGAAgat TCCTCTGATGCTCAACGACTCTGGCAACACCCACTCAATGCCCAAATATAGCCGTCCCTTCTCATTGGAGCAG gctgCAGCCAATCTCTTCTCAGCTGACACCTCTGTGACTTCAGGACCCATCATCTCTGACATCACAGACATGGCCACATCTGGTTCAGATGAATTGGCTAGTGATTGGACGGACCAAGG AGAGAGCCAATCAGTCGATATCAAAGAGGAACCGTCCAGTCCGGAGGTGGAGGTGTGTCCTGTTCTGGAGGAAGTGGCTGCACCAGTGGACACGCCCCTCTCCCCCACCACCTTCATTAACTCCATCCTAGAGGAGAATGAGCCACCCACCCCAGTGACCTCCACGAGCAGTGCTCCCACAG CAGCCAGTCCCATTGTGGTGATGAGCTCCGTCTCCACTGGCCCCCTGACTTCTGCCTCATCCACTCAATCACTCACCTCCGTTACCACAGCAAACACAGCCCCCAGCCCAACAACACCTCAGAAGAAATGTCAAGCCATTGCCTGTATTGACAG ACCCCGCCCCCTTCCCTCTGCAGGTGGACTCCCACCTGACGTTTGGCGGTTCCTTTCAGCACAACCTGACAA GTCTGAGCTTTTGGATCATGTGGATACTATCGACAGCAGCTTAGAGAACCTGCAgaacatactcaacacacagaCGTTCTCCTTCGATACAGTTCCACTTATTGAG TTTTTCAGTTCATCTGGCTCGCCTGCAGATTTTGACCTTGACAGTTTGGATAAC CTGCTGTCTGATGAAGCTCCTAAGGGAAGTGAAGAAAGCGGAACAG GAAAGCAGCTGGTTCAGTATACACCTGTCCAAACGTCTGAATCAATAGGCCTGGCAGACAGCGGGGCCGACCTGCCAGCGCTGCTGGAGTTGGAAACGGAGCCGTTTCTCAGCTCTGACCCCCACACCGAGGACCCAGGCACCACCTTGTTGAACCACGCCAATCTGGACTCCAACCTCTGA